A single genomic interval of Pseudomonadota bacterium harbors:
- a CDS encoding methyltransferase domain-containing protein — MLGNLAVLALISVARVPGTSAGAMVVQSPPAQSAAPSPSSNATPQITMGCKALEPDPPFVKALDALAEYAREERADSTAQLRMVAGELDPSMNHKERMQALLTEARRQLDVVVSRSNKGLRQPGARRLVNAYCLRKLNPGSAPSGKPPAGVVRDDQTLGTLEEIGYAYVLGPGTDPTRFLGYCKECYAGDPQRDEVYKQLLKGFLGQRRCESLASSVSRLCPPLRGKNAADVGCGLGPLLPYLLEQTGPTGQVWGEDIDATLLDFIRYAATHGMPALQRAHLQLGQHEDVMLEAGAMDAVFLVQTLHCVENDLNEDERITGLTVKWLRSIRRAMRPNAVLIIVEDGRHITPRFARKLLTQAGFVEDANIMSAETGEIGEGSTTGFILRERVAHKGGR, encoded by the coding sequence TTGCTGGGCAACCTTGCCGTGCTCGCCCTCATCAGCGTGGCCCGCGTGCCTGGAACGTCCGCGGGCGCCATGGTCGTGCAGAGCCCGCCTGCGCAGAGCGCCGCGCCATCGCCCTCGTCCAACGCTACCCCGCAGATCACCATGGGCTGCAAGGCGCTCGAGCCAGATCCTCCGTTCGTGAAGGCGCTCGACGCCCTGGCCGAATATGCCCGCGAGGAACGCGCCGATTCCACTGCCCAGCTGCGCATGGTCGCGGGTGAGCTGGACCCGTCGATGAACCACAAGGAGCGCATGCAGGCGCTTCTGACCGAGGCTCGGCGTCAGCTCGACGTGGTGGTGAGCCGCTCGAACAAGGGCCTGCGCCAACCGGGCGCGCGCAGGCTTGTCAACGCCTACTGCCTGCGCAAGCTGAACCCCGGATCAGCCCCGTCGGGAAAGCCCCCCGCGGGCGTCGTTCGTGACGACCAGACCCTCGGTACCCTCGAAGAGATCGGCTACGCCTATGTGCTGGGTCCCGGCACCGACCCGACGCGCTTCCTGGGCTACTGCAAGGAGTGCTATGCGGGCGACCCGCAGCGCGACGAGGTCTACAAGCAGCTGCTGAAGGGCTTCCTGGGCCAGCGCCGCTGCGAGAGCCTCGCCAGCAGCGTGTCGCGCCTGTGTCCGCCGCTGCGTGGCAAGAACGCCGCCGACGTGGGGTGCGGACTGGGGCCCCTGCTGCCCTACCTGCTCGAGCAGACAGGGCCGACAGGGCAGGTCTGGGGAGAAGACATCGATGCAACCCTGCTCGACTTCATCCGCTACGCAGCGACACACGGCATGCCTGCTCTGCAGCGCGCCCACCTGCAGCTGGGGCAGCACGAAGACGTCATGCTCGAGGCCGGCGCAATGGACGCGGTGTTCCTCGTGCAAACCCTCCACTGCGTCGAGAACGACCTCAACGAAGACGAGCGCATCACCGGCCTGACGGTGAAGTGGCTGCGCTCGATACGACGTGCGATGCGACCGAACGCGGTGCTCATCATCGTCGAGGATGGTCGGCACATCACCCCCAGGTTCGCCCGAAAGCTCCTCACGCAGGCCGGTTTCGTGGAAGACGCGAACATCATGAGCGCCGAGACCGGCGAGATCGGTGAAGGTTCGACAACAGGATTCATCCTCCGGGAGCGCGTTGCGCACAAAGGAGGAAGATGA